The Acropora muricata isolate sample 2 chromosome 5, ASM3666990v1, whole genome shotgun sequence genome includes a window with the following:
- the LOC136917085 gene encoding uncharacterized protein isoform X1, with product MIGPNFTADVFVDSGNMVDLTMDNCDLENIESGTFSRMHILSRLSLSGNKLSHIQRGMFDGIGSNLHELYLTSNQIVSVEDGTFEQLGPLGKLTLAYNSLSSAPDLTGLNSSTYILLDHNKITDLRPLGKSGNMEFIGLKLGNNRIEYIPPDLFQKITIKGWLDLSVNKLRSIPHNLFFRSSHLSFLGLSSNYISKIDNESFAGLKTLQTLMMAKNNLTFLANDTFQGITLQALLLHSNAIKKIDVRAFAGLYELKSLTLFDNLLTSLPDGIFNDITFKTRVSITCNQLKRLPLGTYNSVIECAPSTTFHMAIPEANEDFVPQAFADTGFECRNGKAEIYNCSLCQAGTFNQKFLCLPCAAGGFYQDKMGQAECKKCSPGTYVSVDRQPGSTASDCRACPYGTLSNETAGYRACKCLHGFYRMDRFGPCTPCPAHGLVCVNDTAVLAPNYYWKWINKSHEDLYIKFSANIHYFKPDYNVQFSRFPFLLPQPLRCPLAGSCKGGIDSECHERYQGTLCASCKNGFYFRFNSCLKCPSLANSIISSLLVVALFVLVFLMVLWGDSRKAENNRTVADVIMSCFKIVIGFYQVIAGIFSALTRVRWPVTLISMEKYLKLMEGNIFQFAPLSCIHSRLRMDPFSIFFVTLAVNSLVICLIFIYLFLKRRHIKKRRSLTEREKLCAESSLKRSCYRNIFLFLMASYPVTSKIIIQILPLPGACVQQCFTDERSNCISLLKADYSIRCFTKLHKVYWPIGATFALYPVAFPLLILVLLYKFRDSQEDKEVAFGLRVFFENYKKEFWFWEVPEMYRKLILISLINLLESESSSQIAVTMLTVSAFGIAYTFFRPMKEKFEDRLHTFVLWVIFFDVCLGGVYTTFEGTHEQKENDSLFVNILFVVLNSFVLLVALGKGIAHCKFVWITVSACLMQGLHVICQGIRSLKMKNLRWFKYLWLSSSDKPGEKALLISNTSYGSLHY from the exons ATGATTGGACCCAATTTTACAGCCGACGTTTTTGTGGATTCGGGCAATATGGTTGATCT GACTATGGACAACTGTGATTTGGAAAATATTGAAAGTGGAACGTTCAGTCGGATGCATATTTTAAGTAGGCT ATCCCTATCTGGTAACAAGTTATCTCACATTCAAAGGGGTATGTTCGATGGAATCGGCAGCAATCTCCATGAGTT GTACCTAACATCAAATCAAATAGTGTCCGTGGAGGACGGGACTTTTGAACAACTTGGGCCGTTAGGAAAACT GACCCTGGCATACAACTCCTTATCATCGGCACCAGATCTGACTGGACTAAATTCTTCCACATATAT actTCTGGACCATAACAAGATTACCGATCTACGACCTCTTGGGAAATCTGGAAACATGGAATTCATCGGATT GAAACTGGGCAACAATAGGATCGAGTACATTCCACCAGACTTGTTCCAAAAAATTACTATCAAAGGATGGCT GGAtttgtcagtcaataaattacGGAGCATACCCCATAACTTGTTTTTTCGTTCCAGTCATCTGTCATTCCT GGGTCTAAGTTCTAACTACATCAGTAAGATCGACAATGAAAGCTTTGCTGGACTTAAAACTCTTCAGACTTT GATGATGGCAAAAAACAATCTGACGTTTTTAGCGAATGATACTTTCCAAGGCATAACTCTGCAAGCCTT gCTTCTACACAGCAACGCAATCAAGAAAATCGATGTCAGAGCTTTTGCTGGACTCTATGAGCTCAAATCATT AACACTCTTTGACAACCTATTGACGTCATTGCCAGATGGTATATTTAATGATATAACATTCAAAACAAGAGT GTCAATAACTTGCAATCAACTGAAAAGACTTCCTCTTGGAACATACAATTCAGTTAT TGAATGTGCCCCGTCAACAACTTTTCATATGGCCATCCCAGAAGCTAATGAAGACTTTGTGCCACAGGCATTTGCGGATACAGGGTTTGAATGTCGTAATGGCAAAGCTGAAATCTATAATTGTAGTCTTTGTCAAGCAGGGACATTCAATCAAAAATTTTTGTGTCTTCCTTGTGCAGCAG GAGGTTTCTATCAAGACAAAATGGGACAGGCGGAATGCAAAAAATGCAGTCCTGGAACTTACGTCTCAGTGGATCGTCAACCCGGTAGTACAGCAAGTGATTGCCGTGCATGTCCATACG GTACCCTATCCAATGAAACCGCTGGCTATCGTGCTTGCAAATGCCTTCACGGCTTTTACCGGATGGATCGTTTTGGACCTTGCACACCATGCCCAGCCCATGGGCTGGTTTGTGTCAACGATACCGCGGTTTTAGCGCCCAATTATTACTGGAAGTGGATTAACAAAAGCCATGAAGATCTGTACATAAAATTTTCAGCCAACATCCATTATTTCAAGCCTGATTATAATGTTCAGTTCTCCAGGTTTCCCTTTTTACTACCACAACCACTAAGATGTCCACTAGCAGGTTCATGTAAAGGTGGGATCGATTCAGAATGCCATGAGAGATATCAAGGAACCTTGTGCGCTTCTTGCAAGAATGGCTTTTACTTTCGGTTCAACAGTTGCTTAAAGTGTCCAAGCCTGGCTAATTCCATTATTTCATCTCTTTTggtggttgctctctttgtcctTGTCTTTCTGATGGTTCTATGGGGCGACTCAAGGAAGGCGGAGAATAATCGCACTGTCGCAGACGTTATCATGTCGTGTTTCAAAATCGTGATTGGATTTTATCAAGTCATCGCTGGTATATTTTCAGCTTTGACGAGAGTTCGATGGCCAGTAACATTGATATCTATGGAAAAGTATTTAAAATTGATGGAGggaaatatatttcagtttgcTCCATTAAGCTGCATTCACTCACGCCTTCGAATGGACCCTTTCTCTATCTTTTTTGTGACTCTTGCTGTGAACTCATTAGTCATTTGTCTGATTTTCATTTACCTCTTCCTTAAACGTCGTCATATCAAAAAGAGACGGAGCTTAACCGAGAGAGAAAAGCTATGCGCAGAGTCGTCTTTGAAGAGATCCTGTTATCGgaacattttcttgtttcttatGGCCTCTTATCCCGTGACAAGCAAAATCATCATTCAGATCCTACCTCTTCCCGGAGCATGTGTCCAGCAATGTTTTACAGATGAGCGGAGTAACTGTATTTCTCTACTTAAGGCTGACTACTCCATCCGGTGTTTCACCAAACTACACAAGGTATACTGGCCCATTGGCGCTACTTTTGCTTTGTATCCTGTTGCTTTTCCTCTGTTGATACTGGTTCTTCTTTACAAATTCCGCGACTCACAGGAGGATAAGGAAGTTGCTTTTGGGCTCAGAGTGTTCTTTGAAAACTACAAGAAAGAGTTTTGGTTTTGGGAGGTCCCAGAGATGTATCGTAAGCTGATTTTAATCTCTCTGATAAATCTGCTTGAATCAGAAAGTTCTTCACAGATAGCCGTTACCATGTTGACTGTGAGTGCATTTGGCATAGCCTATACCTTCTTCCGTCCCATGAAAGAAAAGTTTGAAGATCGACTCCATACGTTCGTTTTGTGGGTTATCTTTTTCGACGTTTGTCTTGGGGGAGTATACACCACATTTGAAGGGACTCATGAACAGAAGGAAAATGACTCATTATTCGTGAATATCCTTTTCGTGGTCCTCAACAGCTTTGTGCTGCTTGTTGCCTTGG GCAAAGGAATTGCTCACTGCAAATTCGTTTGGATAACAGTTTCTGCATGCTTGATGCAAGGTCTACATGTCATCTGTCAAGGGATTCGATCtctgaaaatgaagaatttacGCTGGTTCAAATACCTGTGGCTTTCCTCTTCGGACAAGCCTGGCGAAAAAGCGCTCTTGATCTCAAATACTTCATATGGAAGTTTACACTACTGA
- the LOC136917085 gene encoding uncharacterized protein isoform X2, whose amino-acid sequence MESAAISMSCKYLTSNQIVSVEDGTFEQLGPLGKLTLAYNSLSSAPDLTGLNSSTYILLDHNKITDLRPLGKSGNMEFIGLKLGNNRIEYIPPDLFQKITIKGWLDLSVNKLRSIPHNLFFRSSHLSFLGLSSNYISKIDNESFAGLKTLQTLMMAKNNLTFLANDTFQGITLQALLLHSNAIKKIDVRAFAGLYELKSLTLFDNLLTSLPDGIFNDITFKTRVSITCNQLKRLPLGTYNSVIECAPSTTFHMAIPEANEDFVPQAFADTGFECRNGKAEIYNCSLCQAGTFNQKFLCLPCAAGGFYQDKMGQAECKKCSPGTYVSVDRQPGSTASDCRACPYGTLSNETAGYRACKCLHGFYRMDRFGPCTPCPAHGLVCVNDTAVLAPNYYWKWINKSHEDLYIKFSANIHYFKPDYNVQFSRFPFLLPQPLRCPLAGSCKGGIDSECHERYQGTLCASCKNGFYFRFNSCLKCPSLANSIISSLLVVALFVLVFLMVLWGDSRKAENNRTVADVIMSCFKIVIGFYQVIAGIFSALTRVRWPVTLISMEKYLKLMEGNIFQFAPLSCIHSRLRMDPFSIFFVTLAVNSLVICLIFIYLFLKRRHIKKRRSLTEREKLCAESSLKRSCYRNIFLFLMASYPVTSKIIIQILPLPGACVQQCFTDERSNCISLLKADYSIRCFTKLHKVYWPIGATFALYPVAFPLLILVLLYKFRDSQEDKEVAFGLRVFFENYKKEFWFWEVPEMYRKLILISLINLLESESSSQIAVTMLTVSAFGIAYTFFRPMKEKFEDRLHTFVLWVIFFDVCLGGVYTTFEGTHEQKENDSLFVNILFVVLNSFVLLVALGKGIAHCKFVWITVSACLMQGLHVICQGIRSLKMKNLRWFKYLWLSSSDKPGEKALLISNTSYGSLHY is encoded by the exons ATGGAATCGGCAGCAATCTCCATGAGTTGTAA GTACCTAACATCAAATCAAATAGTGTCCGTGGAGGACGGGACTTTTGAACAACTTGGGCCGTTAGGAAAACT GACCCTGGCATACAACTCCTTATCATCGGCACCAGATCTGACTGGACTAAATTCTTCCACATATAT actTCTGGACCATAACAAGATTACCGATCTACGACCTCTTGGGAAATCTGGAAACATGGAATTCATCGGATT GAAACTGGGCAACAATAGGATCGAGTACATTCCACCAGACTTGTTCCAAAAAATTACTATCAAAGGATGGCT GGAtttgtcagtcaataaattacGGAGCATACCCCATAACTTGTTTTTTCGTTCCAGTCATCTGTCATTCCT GGGTCTAAGTTCTAACTACATCAGTAAGATCGACAATGAAAGCTTTGCTGGACTTAAAACTCTTCAGACTTT GATGATGGCAAAAAACAATCTGACGTTTTTAGCGAATGATACTTTCCAAGGCATAACTCTGCAAGCCTT gCTTCTACACAGCAACGCAATCAAGAAAATCGATGTCAGAGCTTTTGCTGGACTCTATGAGCTCAAATCATT AACACTCTTTGACAACCTATTGACGTCATTGCCAGATGGTATATTTAATGATATAACATTCAAAACAAGAGT GTCAATAACTTGCAATCAACTGAAAAGACTTCCTCTTGGAACATACAATTCAGTTAT TGAATGTGCCCCGTCAACAACTTTTCATATGGCCATCCCAGAAGCTAATGAAGACTTTGTGCCACAGGCATTTGCGGATACAGGGTTTGAATGTCGTAATGGCAAAGCTGAAATCTATAATTGTAGTCTTTGTCAAGCAGGGACATTCAATCAAAAATTTTTGTGTCTTCCTTGTGCAGCAG GAGGTTTCTATCAAGACAAAATGGGACAGGCGGAATGCAAAAAATGCAGTCCTGGAACTTACGTCTCAGTGGATCGTCAACCCGGTAGTACAGCAAGTGATTGCCGTGCATGTCCATACG GTACCCTATCCAATGAAACCGCTGGCTATCGTGCTTGCAAATGCCTTCACGGCTTTTACCGGATGGATCGTTTTGGACCTTGCACACCATGCCCAGCCCATGGGCTGGTTTGTGTCAACGATACCGCGGTTTTAGCGCCCAATTATTACTGGAAGTGGATTAACAAAAGCCATGAAGATCTGTACATAAAATTTTCAGCCAACATCCATTATTTCAAGCCTGATTATAATGTTCAGTTCTCCAGGTTTCCCTTTTTACTACCACAACCACTAAGATGTCCACTAGCAGGTTCATGTAAAGGTGGGATCGATTCAGAATGCCATGAGAGATATCAAGGAACCTTGTGCGCTTCTTGCAAGAATGGCTTTTACTTTCGGTTCAACAGTTGCTTAAAGTGTCCAAGCCTGGCTAATTCCATTATTTCATCTCTTTTggtggttgctctctttgtcctTGTCTTTCTGATGGTTCTATGGGGCGACTCAAGGAAGGCGGAGAATAATCGCACTGTCGCAGACGTTATCATGTCGTGTTTCAAAATCGTGATTGGATTTTATCAAGTCATCGCTGGTATATTTTCAGCTTTGACGAGAGTTCGATGGCCAGTAACATTGATATCTATGGAAAAGTATTTAAAATTGATGGAGggaaatatatttcagtttgcTCCATTAAGCTGCATTCACTCACGCCTTCGAATGGACCCTTTCTCTATCTTTTTTGTGACTCTTGCTGTGAACTCATTAGTCATTTGTCTGATTTTCATTTACCTCTTCCTTAAACGTCGTCATATCAAAAAGAGACGGAGCTTAACCGAGAGAGAAAAGCTATGCGCAGAGTCGTCTTTGAAGAGATCCTGTTATCGgaacattttcttgtttcttatGGCCTCTTATCCCGTGACAAGCAAAATCATCATTCAGATCCTACCTCTTCCCGGAGCATGTGTCCAGCAATGTTTTACAGATGAGCGGAGTAACTGTATTTCTCTACTTAAGGCTGACTACTCCATCCGGTGTTTCACCAAACTACACAAGGTATACTGGCCCATTGGCGCTACTTTTGCTTTGTATCCTGTTGCTTTTCCTCTGTTGATACTGGTTCTTCTTTACAAATTCCGCGACTCACAGGAGGATAAGGAAGTTGCTTTTGGGCTCAGAGTGTTCTTTGAAAACTACAAGAAAGAGTTTTGGTTTTGGGAGGTCCCAGAGATGTATCGTAAGCTGATTTTAATCTCTCTGATAAATCTGCTTGAATCAGAAAGTTCTTCACAGATAGCCGTTACCATGTTGACTGTGAGTGCATTTGGCATAGCCTATACCTTCTTCCGTCCCATGAAAGAAAAGTTTGAAGATCGACTCCATACGTTCGTTTTGTGGGTTATCTTTTTCGACGTTTGTCTTGGGGGAGTATACACCACATTTGAAGGGACTCATGAACAGAAGGAAAATGACTCATTATTCGTGAATATCCTTTTCGTGGTCCTCAACAGCTTTGTGCTGCTTGTTGCCTTGG GCAAAGGAATTGCTCACTGCAAATTCGTTTGGATAACAGTTTCTGCATGCTTGATGCAAGGTCTACATGTCATCTGTCAAGGGATTCGATCtctgaaaatgaagaatttacGCTGGTTCAAATACCTGTGGCTTTCCTCTTCGGACAAGCCTGGCGAAAAAGCGCTCTTGATCTCAAATACTTCATATGGAAGTTTACACTACTGA
- the LOC136916827 gene encoding uncharacterized protein, giving the protein MVCYWLYAVIVCLKVTAFLHVSLVDAKVHPKGMEFKSLKLCGSDHSNAKIEITPWPFIAYEHIFNVTISITPAVNIFEIIAAFDIIKLPGGQTLFKSRRDVCIARDDWCTILAGETFVFRHAFVLHDLLPGLSMTGRVTMKLYNEDLYEFLCVDIVASKS; this is encoded by the exons ATGGTTTGTTACTGGCTGTATGCAGTTATTGTTTGCTTAAAAGTAACTGCTTTTCTTCATGTCTCCCTCGTGGATGCCAAGGTTCATCCTAAGGGAATGGAATTCAAAAGTTTGAAATTATGTG gcAGTGATCACAGCAATGCAAAAATTGAGATCACACCTTGGCCTTTCATTGCATACGAACACATCTTTAACGTCACGATTTCGATAACTCCTG CGGTAAACATATTTGAGATAATAGCAGCCTTTGACATAATCAAGTTACCAGGCGGCCAAACATTGTTCAAAAGCAGGAGAGATGTGTGCATCGCACGAGATGATTGGTGCACCATACTGGCGGGAG AAACGTTCGTGTTCAGGCATGCGTTTGTCCTGCATGATCTCCTGCCTGGATTATCG ATGACGGGAAGAGTGACAATGAAATTGTACAACGAAGACCTATACGAATTTCTTTGCGTGGATATAGTGGCTTCAAAGAGTTAA